In one window of Paraflavitalea soli DNA:
- a CDS encoding hotdog fold thioesterase, which yields MIWFHKSVQVNDIQPLGKNTIGELIGLEFTEIGPDFLKGRMPVDHRTHQPYGLLHGGASCVLAETLGSVASALVIDQSKFICVGLEINANHIRGVREGFVTGTATPIHIGASTHVWDIRIQDERDKLVCISRLTVAILPKK from the coding sequence ATGATCTGGTTCCACAAGTCTGTACAGGTAAACGATATTCAACCTTTAGGCAAGAATACCATTGGTGAACTGATTGGTCTCGAATTCACCGAAATAGGCCCTGACTTTCTGAAAGGACGTATGCCTGTTGATCATCGTACACATCAGCCTTATGGCCTGTTGCATGGAGGTGCCTCCTGCGTATTGGCCGAAACATTGGGCAGCGTAGCTTCTGCATTGGTGATCGATCAATCGAAGTTCATTTGTGTAGGACTGGAAATTAATGCCAACCATATACGCGGCGTACGGGAAGGATTTGTAACCGGTACCGCCACGCCCATCCATATTGGCGCTTCTACCCATGTATGGGATATCAGGATACAGGACGAAAGAGACAAGCTCGTATGCATCAGTCGTCTTACAGTAGCTATTTTGCCCAAGAAATAA
- a CDS encoding alpha/beta hydrolase family protein encodes MRLLILFLLFSTIGTCLAQPTRPADYGLKAFSIQHKKLGTINFYVSATGIDSVKPLLIALDGSGHFPLTTLVQLKKHMLVYNSFDNDILQLADKFHIVLISKPGVQFCDTVVIDADSVKAGEVAEHMKPPAEYVKRASLYWRSEAASAVINYLYKKIPVNKQKVIVYGYSEGGQVVPRLAAINKKITHCASIVGAGLNQFYDWITKERVAAAKGEISLQEAQRRIDSLMLVFADIYKHPTATDKEWEGHAYQRWGSYCKDIPLESLTKLTIPIFMAVGSNDTNSPIYGLDYVPLEFLRLGKQNLTYKVYPTDHFFNEVKPSAGKEEVISHKHEMIEDLLKWLGQ; translated from the coding sequence ATGAGACTTCTTATCCTTTTCCTGTTATTCAGCACCATAGGAACTTGTCTGGCCCAACCTACAAGACCGGCTGATTATGGATTGAAAGCATTTTCTATCCAGCATAAAAAATTGGGCACTATCAATTTCTATGTATCTGCCACAGGAATTGACTCCGTTAAACCATTATTAATAGCACTCGATGGCTCCGGCCATTTTCCCCTGACCACCCTTGTACAGTTGAAAAAGCATATGCTGGTATACAATTCATTTGACAATGATATACTACAGCTGGCCGATAAGTTCCATATTGTACTGATCAGCAAACCAGGCGTTCAGTTTTGTGATACCGTAGTGATAGATGCAGACAGTGTAAAGGCTGGTGAGGTGGCTGAGCACATGAAGCCGCCGGCAGAATATGTAAAGCGCGCAAGCTTGTATTGGCGTTCAGAGGCCGCTTCTGCAGTGATCAATTACCTGTACAAAAAGATACCTGTCAATAAACAGAAGGTAATCGTGTATGGGTATTCTGAAGGCGGGCAGGTGGTGCCCAGGCTGGCTGCTATTAATAAGAAAATTACCCATTGCGCCAGCATCGTAGGAGCGGGCTTGAACCAGTTTTATGATTGGATCACCAAAGAGCGTGTGGCCGCTGCTAAAGGAGAGATTTCCCTACAAGAAGCACAACGGCGAATTGATTCCCTGATGTTGGTGTTTGCTGATATTTACAAACATCCAACGGCTACAGACAAAGAGTGGGAGGGCCACGCTTATCAGCGCTGGGGTAGCTATTGCAAGGATATTCCCCTGGAGTCCCTTACCAAACTTACCATTCCCATATTTATGGCTGTGGGCAGCAATGATACCAATTCACCCATCTATGGACTTGATTACGTGCCCCTGGAATTCCTGCGGCTGGGAAAGCAAAACCTAACCTACAAAGTATACCCCACCGATCATTTTTTCAATGAGGTAAAGCCATCGGCTGGAAAGGAAGAAGTGATTAGCCATAAACACGAGATGATTGAAGACCTGCTGAAGTGGCTGGGGCAATGA
- a CDS encoding aspartate carbamoyltransferase catalytic subunit: MQLSVKHLLGIRDLTRQDIQLILDTATEFKEVLQRPIKKVPSLRDVTIVNLFYENSTRTRISFELAEKRLSADTINFTASGSSVSKGETLLDTVNNILSMKVDMVVMRHSASGAPHFLAKHIPAAIINAGDGINEHPTQGLLDAFSMREKLGKLEGLKVAIIGDIMHSRVAMSNIYLLKKMGAEIMVAGPPTLIPKYIKEAFDVRVEYNLKKALEWCDVANVLRIQLERQNQVLFSSLREYSLAYGINKRLLDSLNKEVVIMHPGPINRGVELDSDAADSKQAIILQQVENGVAVRMAALYLLSGGRGTMN; encoded by the coding sequence ATGCAACTTTCAGTTAAACATCTGCTCGGCATCAGGGATCTTACCCGGCAAGACATCCAGCTTATCTTAGATACTGCTACGGAATTCAAAGAAGTATTGCAAAGACCCATCAAAAAAGTTCCTTCCCTGAGGGATGTGACCATCGTCAATTTGTTTTACGAGAATTCTACCCGTACCCGTATTTCCTTCGAATTGGCGGAGAAAAGGCTCAGCGCCGATACCATTAATTTTACCGCCAGCGGTTCTTCTGTTTCTAAAGGAGAAACCTTGCTGGATACTGTTAATAATATCTTGTCCATGAAAGTGGATATGGTGGTGATGCGGCATAGCGCCAGCGGCGCCCCTCACTTCCTGGCAAAGCATATCCCCGCTGCCATCATCAATGCCGGCGATGGGATCAATGAACATCCCACACAAGGCCTGTTGGATGCTTTTTCCATGCGCGAAAAGCTGGGCAAGCTGGAAGGCTTGAAAGTGGCCATCATTGGCGATATCATGCACTCCCGCGTGGCCATGAGCAATATCTACCTCCTTAAGAAAATGGGCGCCGAAATAATGGTGGCAGGCCCGCCTACACTGATACCAAAGTATATCAAAGAAGCCTTCGATGTACGCGTGGAATACAACCTCAAAAAAGCATTGGAGTGGTGTGATGTGGCCAATGTATTGCGTATCCAGCTGGAGCGCCAGAACCAGGTGCTTTTTTCTTCCCTGCGCGAGTACAGCCTGGCCTATGGTATTAATAAGCGCCTGTTGGATAGCCTGAATAAAGAGGTGGTGATCATGCACCCCGGGCCCATTAATCGGGGCGTGGAACTGGACAGCGATGCGGCAGATAGCAAACAGGCCATCATTCTGCAACAGGTGGAAAATGGAGTAGCAGTACGTATGGCAGCCCTTTACCTGCTTTCAGGCGGACGGGGAACCATGAATTAA
- the coaD gene encoding pantetheine-phosphate adenylyltransferase, translating to MQRIALFPGTFDPITIGHLDIINRALPLFDKLVIGIGRNINKTPMFSDDQRISWIEEIYKDNPKVSAVLYEGLTVDCCQKVGANFIVRGIRYVNDFEYEKAIADMNRSLDNNIETVFLTCLPQFTSVASTLVRDVLRNGGDVMKFLPDVVARSLEQRKKYEV from the coding sequence ATGCAACGAATTGCCTTATTTCCCGGGACGTTTGATCCTATCACCATCGGTCACCTTGATATCATCAACCGGGCCTTGCCTTTATTTGATAAACTGGTGATTGGTATAGGACGCAACATCAACAAAACACCCATGTTTTCCGATGATCAGCGTATCTCCTGGATAGAAGAGATCTACAAGGACAACCCCAAAGTAAGTGCAGTATTATATGAAGGACTGACCGTTGATTGCTGTCAGAAAGTAGGCGCCAACTTCATCGTACGCGGCATCCGCTACGTAAACGATTTTGAGTACGAAAAGGCGATCGCCGACATGAACCGTAGCCTGGATAACAATATCGAAACCGTTTTCCTGACCTGCCTTCCCCAATTCACGTCTGTAGCATCCACCCTGGTACGCGATGTATTAAGGAATGGAGGCGATGTCATGAAATTCCTGCCCGATGTAGTAGCCAGGTCACTCGAACAACGGAAGAAATACGAGGTCTGA
- the pyrR gene encoding bifunctional pyr operon transcriptional regulator/uracil phosphoribosyltransferase PyrR, whose protein sequence is MKTVLNEQQLAITIKRLGHQILENHVNLENTVLIGIQPRGIFVSDQIVREIRELVPANLVKYGKLDITFYRDDIRNSLQSPNHTDIPFSIENKNVVIIDDVLYTGRTIRAALDALMGFGRPAKVELCILIDRRFSRQLPIQADYVGKSIDSIISQKVKVFWKERDGKEEVVLL, encoded by the coding sequence ATGAAAACGGTATTGAACGAACAGCAACTGGCTATAACTATCAAACGCCTGGGCCACCAGATACTGGAAAATCACGTCAACCTCGAAAATACAGTACTGATTGGCATACAACCCCGGGGCATCTTCGTCTCCGACCAGATCGTACGCGAGATACGTGAATTAGTGCCCGCCAACCTGGTTAAATACGGAAAACTGGACATCACCTTCTACCGGGATGATATCCGCAATTCCCTGCAGTCACCCAACCATACAGATATCCCCTTTAGCATAGAGAACAAAAATGTGGTCATCATCGATGATGTACTGTATACCGGGCGTACCATCCGGGCCGCTCTCGATGCCTTGATGGGCTTTGGCCGCCCTGCAAAAGTGGAGTTGTGTATCCTCATCGACCGCCGTTTTAGCCGGCAGCTCCCTATTCAGGCCGACTATGTAGGCAAATCCATCGATTCCATCATCTCCCAGAAAGTAAAAGTATTTTGGAAGGAAAGGGATGGAAAAGAAGAAGTTGTGTTATTGTAA
- a CDS encoding NUDIX hydrolase: MHIKIYFNDKPLFLTDEITPEIEPYAHHDDAILIDEFSTPGVNSMIHEMRLAKIHAGIFLHSNLAELEKTFRKKFTLVQAAGGLVLNDAGEILMMLRRGKWDLPKGKLDPGESLETCAVREVEEETGLHTVLLEKPLIVTYHTYDESGKHILKESHWYLLKAPGQQALVPQSEEQITELKWVPAANVKQYTNNTFPSIIDVLQAGGYL; encoded by the coding sequence ATGCACATCAAGATCTACTTCAACGACAAACCTTTATTCCTGACGGATGAGATCACTCCGGAAATAGAGCCGTATGCGCATCATGATGATGCCATATTGATCGATGAATTCTCTACTCCGGGCGTTAATTCGATGATCCATGAAATGCGCCTGGCCAAAATACATGCCGGCATTTTCCTCCATTCGAACCTGGCTGAACTGGAAAAGACGTTTCGGAAGAAGTTTACGCTGGTGCAGGCAGCCGGTGGGCTGGTATTGAATGACGCGGGGGAGATATTAATGATGTTGCGTCGTGGTAAATGGGATCTTCCCAAGGGGAAGCTGGACCCCGGAGAATCGCTGGAAACCTGTGCTGTGCGTGAGGTAGAAGAAGAAACAGGATTGCATACCGTGCTCCTTGAAAAACCGCTGATCGTTACTTACCATACTTATGATGAAAGCGGCAAGCATATATTGAAGGAGTCACACTGGTATTTACTGAAAGCACCAGGTCAGCAGGCATTGGTACCTCAGTCGGAAGAACAGATCACTGAATTGAAATGGGTGCCTGCAGCAAATGTGAAGCAGTATACGAATAATACTTTCCCCTCGATCATAGATGTGCTACAGGCAGGCGGCTATTTGTAA